Part of the Borrelia parkeri genome, TCAAGTTCATTAAATTTGTTATCAATCTTGTTATCAAGTTCAATTTTGACAGATTTAATCTCAGATTGTAAAAGAGCTTCGACTTTTTCAAGTTTAAGGTTAAAGTTATTCTCAACAGTATCTATTTTGGTATTAAGTTCATCCTTAACACTACTAATCCCATCTTCTAAATGTTTCAACTTTATATCAAAGTTTTCTTTTAAGAATTCAATATCTTTGTAAGTCAGTTCATTTTTATAATATCTGTAAGACAGATCAATAGCGATATCTCTCTTAATACCGGCTTTAGTAAGTTCAGCTATAACCATTTGTTGAGTAATAACAGGTTGAGCAAGTCCCATAAAAACACTCCTTATGTAATTATTATATAATATTTTAAGTGTTATAGGAACCTTATTTTAGTAAAATGTGCTTTAAGAGAACGAGCACCCAAAGTCAATAACATATATGATGCTGACAGGCTATCTAATGAATCATCATCACTCTTACCATCTCCTTTATACTTATAAATATCAGATATAGCTGACTTACTTGAATAATCCATAATACTAAGTTTAGATGTTGCAAATGGCTCTATTAACGTAGCAATTCTAGTAAATTTATTACTTATAGGTTTAATTGGAGCAATTTTAAAATTATGACTCATACCCGCTCTAAGTTTAAGAAACGTTTTAGTCACATTCCCATGCCCAGAAATATCATCCCTATCTTCAACATATAGTTTGTGTACATTAAGATTTGTAAGTATAGTTTTAATTGTATTTAACATCTTAGGATCACCTACTGGTAACTTTTCTTGAAATATAAACGCATAATAACTTTGATCTACTCGCTCTAGAACACAAATAGCTGTATTATCTCCTCCAATACT contains:
- the bdr gene encoding Bdr family repetitive protein, yielding MGLAQPVITQQMVIAELTKAGIKRDIAIDLSYRYYKNELTYKDIEFLKENFDIKLKHLEDGISSVKDELNTKIDTVENNFNLKLEKVEALLQSEIKSVKIELDNKIDNKFNELDNKIDTVENNLNTKIDTKFNELDTKIDVNKMELDSKLDKTASELKSTLRLHGWMFGTLITLNIGIFLALMSLLVK